TCCTTTGATTTTTTCCACAGGTACTAGTCCAAAGGATCTAGAGTCAGTAGAATACTGCCGATTGTCACCAAGAAGTAAATAATATCCAGGAGGGATCCTTCCTTGTCTGTCCATAGCAAGGAAAGGGGAATGGTGACGGTTTAAAAATACTGAGGTCGAAGGTTCACTCGTATATGTTCCTTTTGGAAGGTAATTTTCTAAGAGTTCCATCGAGTCAATGAGGACTCTCCCAGCTTCAATGGAATAAAATTCTCCTGGCAAACCTATCACTCGTTTGACGACAAGTTCATCCTCTTGGCTCACAAATAACACTAAATCCAATTTATGGATGTTAGGATCTGTGTACAATA
The sequence above is a segment of the Leptospira sp. WS39.C2 genome. Coding sequences within it:
- the lepB gene encoding signal peptidase I, with product METETKAPKWWFKFKRYMRRGLFVFLFLCFLLFVRIFLFQIYSVQGNSMYPTLEHGSIVFVWKGGFAISAKFFGTELLYTDPNIHKLDLVLFVSQEDELVVKRVIGLPGEFYSIEAGRVLIDSMELLENYLPKGTYTSEPSTSVFLNRHHSPFLAMDRQGRIPPGYYLLLGDNRQYSTDSRSFGLVPVEKIKGKVVFYF